A single region of the Pirellulales bacterium genome encodes:
- a CDS encoding DUF1559 domain-containing protein has translation MTLSRSAHAMVAPPVPDRSPSIQSKAARRKRARAILRANAARSAGFTLVELLVVITIIGMLMALLLPAVNSARESGRRLQCQNNLKQIGEAAHLFQADFNCFPGYWSPASASNSTPVTWPVSLARYLDQMNLWNLVSTGGTPQQTFYWDLMVCPSNPPLTNQGQWLSYVINCGLYNNNTNAADGVAFNQTTTPSGPKTSSDSMLAGKGDSYTLLASENTLGIITSNSTGWMQTSAANTVQYAGMCWQSTNTANIAQQPNGDHSNASPPTSPAVITDYARPSSNHPGGVNVVFCDGHIHFLRQDVPYYVYQTLMTTNPAKADFPSGSSAIGYLLSDGDY, from the coding sequence ATGACTCTTTCGCGATCGGCTCATGCAATGGTGGCACCTCCGGTGCCGGATCGTTCGCCATCGATTCAATCCAAAGCGGCTCGGCGAAAGCGGGCCCGGGCAATCCTCCGAGCAAATGCCGCCCGCAGCGCCGGCTTTACGCTCGTCGAACTGCTCGTGGTGATCACGATCATCGGCATGTTGATGGCGCTATTGTTGCCCGCGGTAAACTCGGCTCGCGAATCGGGTCGGCGCCTCCAATGCCAAAATAATTTGAAGCAAATCGGCGAGGCCGCGCATTTATTCCAAGCCGATTTCAATTGTTTCCCGGGCTATTGGAGCCCGGCAAGCGCTTCGAATTCAACGCCGGTGACGTGGCCGGTATCGCTCGCCCGGTACTTGGATCAGATGAACCTCTGGAATCTGGTGAGCACCGGCGGCACCCCGCAGCAGACATTTTATTGGGACCTGATGGTTTGCCCGAGCAATCCGCCGCTGACGAACCAAGGCCAGTGGCTTTCGTATGTGATCAATTGCGGTTTATACAACAACAATACCAATGCCGCCGACGGCGTCGCCTTCAACCAAACCACGACCCCGTCGGGCCCCAAAACTTCGAGCGACTCGATGCTCGCCGGCAAAGGCGACAGCTACACGCTTCTCGCCTCGGAAAACACGCTCGGCATCATCACCTCGAACTCCACGGGTTGGATGCAAACCTCGGCCGCCAATACAGTCCAATACGCGGGCATGTGTTGGCAAAGCACGAACACGGCAAACATCGCTCAGCAGCCGAACGGCGACCATTCCAACGCCAGCCCGCCGACTTCTCCCGCGGTGATTACCGACTATGCACGTCCGTCGAGCAACCATCCGGGCGGAGTGAACGTCGTGTTCTGCGACGGCCACATCCACTTCCTCCGCCAGGATGTTCCGTACTACGTCTATCAGACGTTGATGACGACCAACCCGGCCAAGGCCGATTTCCCGTCCGGCTCGTCGGCCATCGGTTACCTCCTGAGCGACGGGGATTATTGA
- a CDS encoding UbiA family prenyltransferase, translated as MEERTVPPDDASNEPPPPADRLRAYLQLFRTPNVFTAIADLTMGYLFVRPRLEPPQYYVPLLLASGLMYTAGMVLNDVFDIEIDRVERPERPLPSGRIELGWARQLGFEMLSAGAALAVVVAVLLRDWRPAGLAVGLAALIVLYNRVLKATFLGPIAMGGCRFLNVLLGMSAASAAWEGNNYLIAGGIGIYIVGVSWFARGEAEDDIHRGPLFWGTILMALGIVLLASYPRAHWTGGQDVAAVFRQHPENLAWLLLAFTIGFRTVRAIVQPYSVFVQEAVRYCLMSLITFDAIITFAHSESIWLAGGIFALVLPMTILGRWSYST; from the coding sequence GTGGAAGAGCGAACCGTGCCGCCGGATGACGCTTCCAACGAGCCGCCGCCACCGGCGGATCGGTTGCGAGCCTATCTGCAATTGTTTCGCACGCCCAACGTGTTTACGGCGATCGCCGACCTGACGATGGGCTATCTGTTTGTTCGGCCGAGGCTCGAACCGCCGCAATATTATGTCCCGCTGCTGCTTGCCTCGGGGCTGATGTACACCGCGGGCATGGTGCTGAACGACGTGTTCGACATCGAAATCGATCGCGTCGAGCGCCCCGAGCGGCCATTGCCTTCCGGCCGGATCGAGCTCGGGTGGGCGCGGCAACTCGGTTTCGAAATGCTGTCGGCGGGGGCCGCGCTTGCGGTGGTCGTGGCGGTGCTGTTGCGCGATTGGCGGCCGGCCGGTTTGGCCGTCGGGCTGGCGGCGCTGATCGTGCTCTACAACCGAGTGCTTAAGGCCACCTTTCTCGGCCCGATCGCAATGGGGGGCTGCCGATTCTTGAATGTTTTGTTGGGCATGAGCGCGGCAAGCGCGGCGTGGGAGGGCAACAACTACCTCATCGCCGGCGGAATCGGAATCTACATCGTGGGCGTGAGTTGGTTTGCCCGCGGCGAAGCGGAAGACGACATTCATCGCGGTCCGCTTTTTTGGGGAACGATTCTCATGGCGTTGGGCATTGTGCTGCTGGCCTCGTATCCGCGCGCCCATTGGACCGGCGGGCAAGACGTTGCCGCGGTGTTTCGTCAACATCCGGAAAACCTGGCTTGGCTGCTGCTGGCGTTCACGATTGGCTTCCGCACCGTTCGGGCCATCGTGCAACCGTATTCCGTGTTCGTGCAAGAAGCTGTCCGCTACTGTCTCATGTCGTTGATCACGTTCGACGCCATCATCACCTTCGCCCATAGCGAAAGCATTTGGCTCGCAGGCGGGATCTTTGCCCTCGTGCTGCCGATGACCATTCTCGGCCGCTGGAGCTACTCGACGTAG
- the ispF gene encoding 2-C-methyl-D-erythritol 2,4-cyclodiphosphate synthase: protein METRGSLQFRVGIGHDTHRLAAGGPLRLGGIDMPHDQRSVGHSDADVLLHAITDALLGAAALGDIGELFPDSDEANRGRDSGQMLEAAVGHVVAAGWTIENLDCIVFAELPKLSPYKLSIRRRIGELVGIDAERVGVKAKTAEGLDAVGRREAIAAQCVALIKRGG, encoded by the coding sequence ATGGAAACTCGCGGCTCGCTCCAGTTTCGCGTCGGCATCGGCCATGACACGCATCGCCTCGCAGCAGGCGGACCGCTTCGGCTGGGCGGCATCGATATGCCGCACGATCAGCGTTCGGTCGGCCATAGCGATGCCGACGTGCTGCTGCATGCGATCACCGATGCACTGCTGGGCGCGGCGGCGCTGGGGGATATTGGTGAACTGTTTCCCGACAGCGATGAAGCCAATCGCGGCCGCGATTCGGGCCAAATGCTCGAGGCCGCGGTGGGGCACGTCGTCGCCGCGGGTTGGACGATCGAAAATCTGGACTGTATCGTCTTTGCCGAACTACCTAAACTATCTCCTTACAAATTGTCGATCCGCCGCCGCATCGGCGAGTTGGTCGGTATCGACGCCGAAAGGGTTGGCGTGAAAGCGAAGACCGCCGAGGGCCTTGATGCGGTCGGCCGCCGCGAAGCCATCGCCGCCCAATGCGTCGCGTTAATCAAGCGTGGCGGTTAA
- a CDS encoding ABC transporter ATP-binding protein, with protein sequence MPTIEISGLSKAYRVYQKKEGLLAAVRGLFGRQYRYVNAVRGIDLTVEQGEFVAFLGPNGAGKTTTLKLLSGVITPTAGMARVLGHVPWRRENAYRRRFALVMGQKNQLWWDLPAQESFRLHQEIYRIEPAAFDRTRDELVDLLSVRSLLQQPVRELSLGERMKMELIAALLHSPDVLFLDEPTIGLDVVAQHNVQAFLRHYQELRQITILLTSHYMKDVAALCRRVVVITGGRIMYDGSLSGIIDRFSSHKIVTLQWASEHVPGDLSRYGESLESIAPKTRLRIRRDIVPEVLASILANHPVEDVSVEDPPLEQVIAELFSQVDAEAAAADLVKEGHT encoded by the coding sequence ATGCCGACGATCGAAATCTCCGGGCTCTCCAAGGCCTATCGCGTTTATCAGAAAAAAGAGGGCTTGCTGGCGGCCGTGCGCGGGCTGTTTGGCCGGCAGTATCGCTACGTCAATGCGGTCCGCGGCATCGATCTGACGGTGGAGCAGGGCGAGTTCGTGGCTTTTTTGGGGCCGAACGGGGCCGGCAAGACCACCACGCTCAAGCTGCTTTCCGGCGTCATCACGCCAACGGCCGGCATGGCCCGGGTGCTGGGGCATGTCCCCTGGCGGCGAGAGAACGCCTATCGCCGCCGCTTTGCCCTCGTGATGGGGCAAAAAAACCAGTTGTGGTGGGATCTGCCGGCTCAAGAATCATTTCGCCTGCACCAGGAGATTTATCGCATCGAGCCCGCCGCCTTCGACCGCACGCGCGACGAATTGGTCGATCTGCTTTCCGTGCGTTCGCTATTGCAACAGCCGGTTCGCGAGCTATCGCTCGGCGAGCGGATGAAGATGGAATTGATCGCGGCCCTGTTGCACTCGCCCGACGTGCTCTTTCTCGACGAGCCGACGATCGGGCTCGACGTCGTCGCGCAGCACAATGTGCAGGCCTTCTTGCGGCATTATCAAGAACTCCGGCAAATCACGATCCTGCTCACCAGCCATTACATGAAAGACGTGGCGGCGCTTTGCCGCAGGGTCGTCGTCATCACCGGCGGGCGGATCATGTACGACGGTTCGCTTTCCGGGATCATCGACCGCTTCAGCAGCCATAAGATCGTGACTCTGCAATGGGCGAGCGAGCATGTGCCGGGCGATCTGTCGCGCTATGGCGAATCGCTCGAGAGCATCGCGCCGAAAACCCGCTTGCGAATCCGCCGCGACATCGTGCCGGAGGTGCTGGCGTCGATCTTGGCCAATCACCCGGTGGAGGATGTGAGCGTCGAGGATCCTCCGCTGGAGCAGGTGATCGCCGAGTTGTTTTCGCAAGTCGATGCCGAAGCCGCCGCCGCCGACTTGGTGAAAGAAGGCCACACCTAG
- the cysS gene encoding cysteine--tRNA ligase — protein MSTVKAEKMSSTSASAIAGGPSPAPLRLYSTLSRNKEPLVPVTPGRIGIYLCGPTVYKPSHIGHMVGPVIFDAIKRYLTYCGYKVTWVVNITDVDDKLIVESRQRGIPMPQLAAEMTADYMRNLETMGIDTIDHFPKATDNIDEIVRLTQTLIDRGYAYASAGDVYFDVGRDSEYGKLSHRTLESVQGEGGEMAERKRSPADFALWKSAKPGEPSWDSPWGTGRPGWHIECSAMSRRILGETFDIHGGGLDLVFPHHENEIAQSECCHGKPQAKYWLHNGLMQAAGAAGKVGGRGDRGQGPGGGGQTEDVDSQQSAQQAGKISKSTGATPFTELLQRHAPEAIRFFLLSTHYRSPIQYSEELLAETGRSIEAFYRFFKRFERVAGQSFYMLDAPSTRTAGEFDPGNDATLKQVAEMRIRFQEAMDDDFNTGSAIATLFDLVRLANKFVDSERLEVASQPTADQMKTLVQTAKTLRELSTTLGLFRKPVEQKSSADDSLIAPLMELLIDLRAAARKNKDFATADKIRQRLTALGITLEDRPGGTEWSKN, from the coding sequence ATGAGCACGGTAAAAGCCGAAAAGATGTCGTCCACATCCGCGTCAGCAATCGCCGGCGGCCCATCCCCCGCCCCGCTACGGCTCTACAGCACGCTCAGTCGCAACAAAGAGCCGCTCGTGCCGGTCACACCCGGCCGCATCGGGATTTATCTCTGCGGGCCGACGGTCTACAAGCCGAGCCACATCGGCCACATGGTCGGCCCCGTGATCTTCGACGCCATCAAGCGCTATCTCACCTACTGCGGCTATAAAGTTACCTGGGTGGTCAATATCACGGATGTCGACGATAAGTTGATCGTCGAATCGCGCCAGCGCGGCATTCCCATGCCGCAGCTTGCCGCGGAAATGACAGCCGACTACATGCGAAATCTTGAGACCATGGGCATCGACACGATCGACCATTTCCCCAAGGCGACCGACAACATCGACGAAATCGTCCGCCTCACGCAAACGCTGATCGACCGCGGCTATGCCTACGCCTCGGCCGGCGATGTGTATTTCGATGTCGGCCGCGATTCGGAATACGGCAAGCTCAGCCATCGCACGCTGGAGAGCGTGCAAGGCGAAGGGGGCGAAATGGCCGAGCGAAAACGCTCGCCCGCCGATTTCGCGCTCTGGAAAAGCGCCAAGCCGGGCGAACCCTCATGGGACAGCCCGTGGGGCACAGGCCGCCCCGGCTGGCATATCGAATGCTCGGCGATGAGCCGGCGGATTTTGGGCGAGACGTTCGACATCCACGGCGGCGGCCTCGATCTCGTCTTCCCGCATCATGAAAACGAAATCGCGCAGAGCGAATGCTGCCACGGCAAACCACAGGCGAAATACTGGCTCCATAATGGCCTGATGCAGGCTGCCGGAGCAGCGGGCAAAGTCGGCGGCCGCGGCGATAGGGGCCAGGGACCAGGGGGCGGGGGTCAGACGGAGGATGTTGATTCGCAACAATCGGCGCAGCAGGCGGGCAAGATCAGCAAATCGACCGGAGCGACGCCGTTCACCGAGTTGCTTCAGCGGCACGCGCCCGAAGCGATTCGCTTTTTCCTGCTATCGACGCACTACCGCAGCCCCATCCAATACAGCGAAGAGCTATTGGCCGAAACAGGCCGCAGCATCGAAGCGTTTTATCGCTTCTTCAAGCGCTTCGAGCGCGTGGCCGGGCAAAGCTTCTATATGCTCGATGCGCCGTCCACACGAACCGCCGGCGAATTCGATCCGGGCAACGACGCCACACTGAAGCAAGTCGCCGAAATGCGGATCCGATTTCAAGAAGCGATGGACGACGATTTCAACACCGGCTCGGCCATCGCCACGCTTTTCGATCTCGTCCGGCTTGCCAACAAATTCGTCGATAGCGAGCGGCTCGAAGTCGCCTCGCAACCGACCGCCGATCAAATGAAAACACTGGTGCAAACCGCGAAAACGCTGCGCGAACTCTCCACCACCCTCGGCCTGTTCCGCAAGCCGGTCGAGCAGAAATCGTCGGCCGACGATTCGTTGATTGCCCCGTTGATGGAGCTATTGATCGATCTGCGCGCCGCCGCTCGCAAGAACAAGGATTTTGCGACCGCCGACAAAATCCGGCAACGATTGACCGCGCTCGGAATCACGCTCGAAGACCGGCCCGGCGGCACCGAGTGGAGCAAGAATTAG
- a CDS encoding ABC-2 family transporter protein: MSSPSATHRLPANPLLARAHTWWVILRISMEERLVYRGEFMFGTLMRFLPVITQLFLLAAVFNGMSGDQASGSTANHTGGATRIAGYTYPDYIAYYLLTMITRAFSSMPALASGIARSIRDGTIKKFLIQPVDMIGFLLIGRVAHKLVYYLVATLPFALVFYLCRGYFTHGWPPAPEMAAFVAALVMSFLLGYFLDAAIGLIGFWFLEVSSLLFIYMLLSYFLSGQMFPLDLLDKFTIVGSISAGDLLRCTPLQYLAYFPATIFLGKVHGARLVWGLVGELAWLLVLMGICRLAFNRGVRRYSAYGG, encoded by the coding sequence ATGTCTTCCCCATCCGCAACTCACCGCCTTCCCGCCAACCCGCTGCTTGCCCGCGCGCACACTTGGTGGGTCATTCTCCGCATTTCGATGGAAGAGCGATTGGTTTATCGCGGCGAATTCATGTTCGGCACGCTGATGCGGTTTCTGCCGGTGATCACGCAACTTTTTCTCCTCGCGGCAGTGTTTAACGGCATGAGCGGCGACCAGGCGTCCGGTTCGACGGCCAACCACACCGGCGGCGCGACGCGCATTGCCGGCTACACCTATCCCGATTACATCGCCTATTATCTGCTGACGATGATAACCCGCGCCTTTTCCAGCATGCCCGCGCTCGCCTCGGGCATCGCCCGCAGCATCCGCGACGGCACGATCAAGAAGTTTTTGATTCAGCCGGTCGACATGATTGGGTTCTTGCTGATCGGACGGGTGGCGCACAAGCTGGTGTATTATCTCGTGGCCACGTTGCCGTTTGCGCTGGTGTTTTATCTTTGCCGCGGTTATTTCACGCACGGTTGGCCGCCGGCGCCGGAGATGGCGGCATTCGTGGCGGCGCTGGTGATGTCGTTTCTCTTGGGTTATTTTCTCGACGCGGCGATTGGATTGATCGGTTTCTGGTTTCTCGAGGTGAGTTCGTTGCTGTTTATCTACATGCTGCTGAGTTATTTTCTCTCGGGCCAGATGTTTCCGCTCGATTTGCTCGATAAATTTACGATTGTCGGATCGATTTCCGCGGGCGACCTGTTGCGTTGCACGCCGTTGCAGTATTTGGCCTATTTTCCCGCCACGATTTTTCTGGGAAAAGTTCACGGGGCACGCTTGGTGTGGGGCCTCGTCGGCGAACTGGCGTGGTTGTTGGTATTGATGGGCATTTGTCGATTGGCATTCAACCGCGGCGTGCGGCGATACAGCGCCTACGGCGGCTGA
- the ruvC gene encoding crossover junction endodeoxyribonuclease RuvC, with product MSQRSVVPAPGLILGIDPGLDTTGYGVLQPAVGGLRLVEAGVVRGGPSSQPLAERLAEIHRGVAEEIAAVRPAAMALEQLYSHYAHPRTSILMGHARGVICLAAAEAGIPVISYSATQIKRILTGNGRAPKSQVQQAIQRELRLANLPEPPDVADALAVALCHCYLGRKLGIRARG from the coding sequence ATGTCGCAGCGATCCGTCGTTCCTGCTCCAGGCCTCATTCTCGGGATCGATCCGGGATTGGATACGACCGGCTACGGTGTCTTGCAACCCGCGGTCGGCGGACTGCGGTTGGTCGAGGCCGGAGTCGTGCGCGGCGGGCCATCCAGTCAACCGTTGGCCGAGCGGCTCGCGGAAATTCATCGCGGCGTCGCGGAAGAGATCGCGGCGGTTCGCCCGGCGGCAATGGCGCTCGAACAGTTGTATTCGCACTACGCGCATCCGCGAACGTCGATCCTGATGGGCCATGCGCGGGGCGTGATTTGCCTTGCTGCGGCCGAGGCGGGGATTCCGGTAATCTCCTACAGCGCGACCCAGATCAAGCGGATCCTCACCGGCAATGGCCGGGCGCCGAAATCACAAGTGCAGCAAGCGATTCAACGTGAACTGCGCTTGGCCAACTTGCCGGAACCGCCCGACGTTGCCGACGCCCTGGCCGTCGCCCTCTGCCATTGCTACCTTGGAAGGAAACTAGGGATTAGGGCGAGGGGCTAG
- the ruvA gene encoding Holliday junction branch migration protein RuvA: MITKITGTLLSVEQVELILKIGAFEYEVLIPDFVRRRLQLEVGREISLHTIEYLEGNPAHGRLTPRLIGFLSPVEREFFELICEVDGVGSKKALRAMVRPVREVATAIEEQNAKLLATLPGIGPAMAERIIAKLRRRMSKFALLVAREEPIETVGKRDVVSETFEVLRSLGHSESDARRLLDAVLAEKKKFNDVQDLIQAVYQYTHSANKKL; the protein is encoded by the coding sequence TTGATTACCAAAATCACCGGCACACTTCTGAGCGTCGAACAGGTCGAATTGATCCTGAAGATCGGGGCGTTCGAATACGAGGTGTTGATTCCCGATTTCGTTCGCCGGCGGTTGCAGCTTGAAGTCGGCCGGGAGATCAGCCTGCACACGATCGAATATCTCGAGGGAAATCCGGCCCACGGCCGGCTCACGCCACGGCTGATCGGCTTTCTCAGCCCCGTCGAGCGGGAGTTCTTCGAGCTGATCTGCGAAGTCGATGGCGTCGGCTCGAAAAAAGCGCTGCGCGCGATGGTGCGGCCGGTGCGAGAAGTCGCGACGGCCATCGAGGAGCAAAACGCGAAGCTACTGGCAACGCTGCCGGGCATCGGCCCGGCAATGGCCGAACGGATCATCGCCAAGCTGCGGCGGCGGATGTCGAAATTCGCGCTGCTCGTGGCTCGTGAAGAACCGATTGAAACGGTGGGGAAGCGCGACGTGGTCAGCGAGACGTTCGAAGTGCTTCGCTCGCTGGGCCATAGCGAAAGCGACGCACGTCGGCTGCTCGACGCCGTGCTCGCAGAGAAAAAGAAGTTCAACGACGTGCAAGACCTGATCCAAGCCGTCTATCAGTACACGCACTCGGCGAACAAGAAACTCTGA
- a CDS encoding sugar phosphate isomerase/epimerase family protein, with translation MKLAFSSNAYTNFSIEDTIARIAAAGYSGIEVLADVPHAWPAGLLEERKQSIRDALAKHQLTISNINAFMMNAVADPRQAYWHPGWIDPDPHYRAIRREHTKRALRLASELGAPCITTEPGGPLLPGQSWDQAAQTFYDELMPCVELAEELKVRLLVEPEPHLMIETFGQYLQFMQRFTSPWVGLNFDVGHAYCVGENPEDWVKRMAPFTRHYHFEDIAASRVHQHLVPGTGAIDFAATLSRIAATGYEGWLTVELYPYVENPDAAARQAREHLTGVMKQVGIAVE, from the coding sequence ATGAAACTCGCCTTCAGCTCCAACGCCTACACCAATTTCTCGATCGAAGACACCATCGCCCGGATCGCGGCGGCGGGCTACAGCGGGATCGAAGTTCTCGCCGATGTGCCGCACGCCTGGCCGGCCGGGTTGCTCGAAGAACGCAAGCAATCGATCCGCGACGCACTGGCCAAACATCAACTGACGATCTCGAACATCAACGCGTTCATGATGAACGCCGTCGCCGACCCGCGGCAGGCCTATTGGCATCCGGGATGGATCGATCCCGACCCGCACTATCGGGCGATCCGCCGCGAACATACGAAGCGGGCGTTGCGGCTCGCGAGCGAACTCGGTGCTCCGTGCATCACCACCGAGCCGGGCGGCCCGCTCCTGCCCGGCCAGTCTTGGGACCAAGCGGCGCAAACGTTCTACGACGAATTGATGCCGTGCGTTGAATTGGCGGAGGAATTGAAAGTGCGGCTGCTGGTCGAGCCGGAGCCGCATTTGATGATCGAAACCTTCGGCCAGTATTTGCAATTCATGCAGCGGTTCACGTCGCCGTGGGTCGGTTTGAATTTTGACGTGGGGCACGCCTATTGCGTCGGCGAGAATCCGGAGGATTGGGTCAAGCGAATGGCCCCCTTCACGCGGCATTATCATTTCGAAGACATCGCCGCCAGCCGGGTGCACCAGCATCTCGTCCCCGGCACCGGCGCGATCGATTTCGCCGCGACGCTTTCAAGAATCGCCGCGACCGGCTACGAGGGCTGGCTCACGGTCGAGCTATATCCCTATGTCGAAAACCCCGACGCGGCGGCCCGGCAGGCGCGCGAGCATTTGACCGGAGTGATGAAACAGGTCGGGATTGCGGTGGAGTAA
- a CDS encoding sugar phosphate isomerase/epimerase family protein, with amino-acid sequence MLLAYNTNGLAHHDPIEAIELLAEIGYRGVGLTIDHGLLSPRDRAERHRAALQEFQRALRQFGMRSVVETGARFLLDPRQKHEPTLMTADPERRKLRVEFLRYAIRTAAELQSDCVSIWSGILRNAPNEASFSDAAAFERLIDGLAPVCDYASRQGVIVAFEPEPGMFIDTMDRFEQLLARFDHPALRLTIDLGHLHCQGETPIGEQLRRWASRLVNVHIEDMRAGVHEHLMFGEGEIEFPPIFAALREIDYRGLVQVELSRHSHEGPSAGRRAMEFLRPMLPPTG; translated from the coding sequence ATGCTTCTCGCCTACAACACCAACGGTCTGGCGCATCACGATCCGATCGAGGCGATCGAGTTGTTGGCCGAAATTGGTTACCGCGGCGTCGGGCTGACGATCGACCACGGCTTGCTCAGCCCACGCGATCGTGCGGAGCGGCATCGAGCTGCGCTGCAAGAATTTCAACGAGCGCTCCGCCAGTTCGGAATGCGGAGCGTCGTCGAAACCGGAGCCCGGTTTCTGCTCGATCCACGGCAAAAGCATGAACCGACGCTGATGACGGCCGATCCCGAACGGCGCAAGCTGCGCGTCGAGTTTTTGCGCTACGCGATCCGAACGGCCGCGGAGTTGCAAAGCGATTGCGTTTCGATCTGGTCGGGCATTCTGCGCAACGCTCCGAATGAAGCGTCTTTCAGCGACGCTGCTGCTTTCGAGCGATTGATCGACGGTCTTGCGCCGGTTTGCGACTACGCTTCGCGACAGGGAGTGATCGTGGCATTCGAGCCAGAGCCGGGAATGTTTATCGACACGATGGATCGCTTCGAGCAACTGCTGGCCCGATTCGATCATCCGGCATTGCGGCTGACGATCGACCTCGGACACCTCCATTGCCAAGGCGAGACGCCGATCGGCGAGCAATTGCGGCGCTGGGCATCGCGGCTTGTGAACGTACACATCGAAGACATGCGGGCCGGCGTGCACGAACATTTGATGTTTGGCGAGGGAGAAATCGAATTTCCGCCGATTTTCGCCGCACTTCGCGAGATCGACTATCGTGGTTTGGTGCAAGTGGAACTAAGCCGGCACAGCCATGAAGGGCCTAGCGCCGGCCGCCGGGCGATGGAATTCTTGCGCCCGATGCTGCCGCCGACTGGTTAG
- a CDS encoding ABC-2 family transporter protein: protein MSQLNRYLRVLGVFARNSLIRSMMFRANFILESISNLAWVVLNLGLYVLLFSYTRQIGSGWTEYRYFVFLATLQLINSLVEAFLMPNVEEFSELVRSGDLDFALLKPIDTQFLVSLAKIDWSALSNFIFAGCLLVFALVHLDYLPSLGVALLYPLYIACGVVILYSLMIALAATTVWLGRNQSIYDFWFYITNFSRYPMEIFTGPMGAPLKFICTFLIPVLVVVNVPARILAKPLTAESWQLAVFALLATVVSLAAGRWLFNRSIQSYRSASS from the coding sequence ATGTCGCAATTAAACCGCTATCTCCGTGTGCTTGGCGTGTTCGCCCGAAACAGCTTGATTCGGTCGATGATGTTTCGCGCGAATTTCATCTTGGAATCGATTTCGAATCTTGCCTGGGTGGTGCTGAATCTGGGGCTTTATGTGCTGCTATTCAGCTACACGCGGCAGATCGGCAGCGGCTGGACCGAGTACCGGTATTTCGTGTTTCTGGCGACGCTGCAATTGATCAACAGCCTTGTCGAAGCGTTTCTGATGCCGAATGTCGAAGAGTTCAGCGAGCTGGTGCGAAGCGGCGATCTGGATTTCGCACTGCTCAAGCCGATCGACACGCAGTTTTTGGTATCGCTTGCGAAAATCGATTGGTCGGCGTTGTCGAATTTCATTTTCGCAGGCTGTCTGCTCGTGTTTGCGCTCGTGCATCTCGATTATCTCCCGAGCTTGGGTGTGGCGCTTTTGTATCCGCTTTATATCGCCTGCGGCGTGGTGATCTTGTATAGCTTGATGATCGCGTTGGCTGCCACGACGGTTTGGCTTGGGCGGAATCAATCCATCTACGATTTTTGGTTCTACATCACGAATTTCTCGCGCTATCCAATGGAGATTTTTACCGGACCGATGGGCGCGCCGCTGAAGTTCATTTGCACCTTTTTGATTCCGGTGCTGGTGGTGGTCAACGTGCCCGCCCGGATTCTCGCCAAACCGCTGACGGCGGAAAGCTGGCAATTGGCGGTCTTCGCACTGCTGGCCACCGTCGTCAGCTTGGCCGCCGGCCGCTGGCTGTTCAATCGCTCGATCCAGAGCTACCGCAGCGCAAGCAGTTAG